Proteins found in one Apostichopus japonicus isolate 1M-3 chromosome 16, ASM3797524v1, whole genome shotgun sequence genomic segment:
- the LOC139982243 gene encoding uncharacterized protein isoform X2, which produces MDCSNRSLYDVPKDIPSNVTKMNLADNKLFNLSETLYWKTSNMTTIDISHNELKYLPEDLISNCSGLRNLHLGYNQLSTIPTGFFRATPNVSYLTMSNNNFEILNKAYFHGLTSINYLTLSGNRITSLPVDVFSELQLISYLDLSQNRLSEIPDGMWETNANYHGLQYNICCYREITLPSLVTRRFLDCKI; this is translated from the exons ATGGACTGTTCTAATAGAAGCCTATACGATGTCCCTAAGGACATCCCTTCGAATGTTACgaaaat GAATCTCGCAGACAACAAACTGTTCAATCTATCCGAGACTTTATATTGGAAAACTTCGAACATGACAACGAT AGATATTTCGCACAATGAACTGAAGTACTTACCCGAAGATTTAATATCCAACTGTTCTGGTCTCAGAAATTT ACACCTTGGGTACAATCAACTTTCGACAATACCAACTGGATTCTTCCGAGCAACCCCAAACGTCTCGTATCT GACTATGTCGAATAACAACTTTGAGATATTGAACAAAGCTTACTTCCATGGGCTAACGTCGATCAACTATTT GACGTTATCGGGGAATCGCATAACATCCTTGCCAGTGGACGTCTTTAGTGAATTACAGCTGATTAGTTACTT GGACCTGTCACAAAATCGACTGTCAGAAATTCCAGATGGCATGTGGGAAACAAATGCAAATTATCACGGACTGCAATACAATATTTGCTGTTACAGAGAAATAACCTTACCTTCCTTAGTAACACGTCGTTTTCTGGACTGCAAAATCTAA
- the LOC139982243 gene encoding uncharacterized protein isoform X1: MDCSNRSLYDVPKDIPSNVTKMNLADNKLFNLSETLYWKTSNMTTIDISRNQISELQQGIFRNNENLMNLDISHNELKYLPEDLISNCSGLRNLHLGYNQLSTIPTGFFRATPNVSYLTMSNNNFEILNKAYFHGLTSINYLTLSGNRITSLPVDVFSELQLISYLDLSQNRLSEIPDGMWETNANYHGLQYNICCYREITLPSLVTRRFLDCKI; the protein is encoded by the exons ATGGACTGTTCTAATAGAAGCCTATACGATGTCCCTAAGGACATCCCTTCGAATGTTACgaaaat GAATCTCGCAGACAACAAACTGTTCAATCTATCCGAGACTTTATATTGGAAAACTTCGAACATGACAACGAT TGACATCTCACGCAACCAAATTAGTGAACTCCAGCAAGGGATCTTCAGAAACAATGAGAATCTAATGAATTT AGATATTTCGCACAATGAACTGAAGTACTTACCCGAAGATTTAATATCCAACTGTTCTGGTCTCAGAAATTT ACACCTTGGGTACAATCAACTTTCGACAATACCAACTGGATTCTTCCGAGCAACCCCAAACGTCTCGTATCT GACTATGTCGAATAACAACTTTGAGATATTGAACAAAGCTTACTTCCATGGGCTAACGTCGATCAACTATTT GACGTTATCGGGGAATCGCATAACATCCTTGCCAGTGGACGTCTTTAGTGAATTACAGCTGATTAGTTACTT GGACCTGTCACAAAATCGACTGTCAGAAATTCCAGATGGCATGTGGGAAACAAATGCAAATTATCACGGACTGCAATACAATATTTGCTGTTACAGAGAAATAACCTTACCTTCCTTAGTAACACGTCGTTTTCTGGACTGCAAAATCTAA